Proteins encoded in a region of the Streptomyces sp. NBC_01298 genome:
- a CDS encoding glycoside hydrolase family 15 protein translates to MSERPIGDYAMLSDCRSAALVSSGGSVDWLCFPRFDGPAVFARLLDQDAGHWSIHPGSTPAEVSRRYLPHTLVMETTFRTPTGTAVLLDALALGRRERGHAMGTSSPGTLLRQVTCTSGTVDITVEYAPRPEFGLIQPVMRPVRGGLLARGGAQVLMLATDLTLRLEGSTALAEATLTAGDRLDFALSAEPAWGPDRKPWSRRRIRRRLADTETGWRSWSTLHAAYTGPWEEQVRHSGRVLRALTYTPTGAIVAAATTSLPESIGGTRNWDYRYTWVRDASLTLQALATAACKREKADFFAFLAQAAATQLERGVDLQVMYGIGGERDLSERTLPHLSGWRGSGPVRVGNDAWRQRQLDVYGELLDAAHQTLPHDELLDPPVRTFLRQCAEAAARRWADPDQGIWEGRGPARHFLHSKLMCWVALDRAIDLAPALDAQDRVTHWQHVRQQIRDTIEDQGYNAQVGAFTQAFGSRRLDASALMLPLTGFLPGDDPRVRSTVEAIARNLTDSRGLVRRYLKDDIDHDEGTFLLCTFWLAQALALTGQSARARQVFENALAHANDVGLLPEEVDTDSGEALGNFPQAFSHIGLINAALAIRDAETELVRQDRTHSE, encoded by the coding sequence GTGAGCGAGCGGCCCATCGGCGACTACGCGATGCTTTCGGACTGCCGGTCGGCTGCGCTGGTGAGTTCGGGCGGGTCGGTGGACTGGCTGTGCTTCCCGCGGTTCGACGGCCCCGCGGTCTTCGCCCGGCTCCTCGACCAGGACGCGGGCCACTGGTCGATCCACCCCGGCAGCACTCCGGCCGAGGTAAGCCGTCGCTATCTGCCCCACACCCTGGTCATGGAGACCACCTTCCGCACACCCACCGGCACGGCGGTACTCCTCGACGCGCTGGCCCTCGGCAGGCGCGAACGCGGACACGCCATGGGGACATCCTCGCCGGGGACCCTGTTGCGCCAGGTCACCTGTACGAGCGGCACGGTCGACATCACCGTGGAGTATGCCCCGCGCCCGGAGTTCGGGCTGATCCAGCCCGTCATGAGGCCCGTCCGCGGGGGCCTGCTGGCCCGCGGAGGCGCCCAGGTCCTGATGCTCGCCACCGACCTCACCCTCCGCCTGGAGGGGTCGACAGCCCTCGCCGAGGCCACCCTCACCGCCGGGGACCGCCTCGACTTCGCGCTCAGCGCCGAGCCGGCCTGGGGTCCCGATCGCAAGCCGTGGTCCCGGCGCCGCATCCGCCGCCGGCTGGCCGACACCGAAACGGGCTGGCGGTCCTGGTCCACGCTCCATGCCGCCTACACGGGTCCCTGGGAAGAGCAGGTCCGCCACAGCGGGCGGGTGCTGCGCGCCCTGACCTACACCCCGACCGGGGCCATCGTCGCCGCCGCGACCACCTCGCTCCCGGAGAGCATCGGCGGGACCCGTAACTGGGACTACCGCTACACCTGGGTCCGCGACGCCAGCCTCACCCTCCAGGCCCTGGCCACCGCCGCCTGCAAGCGGGAGAAGGCCGACTTCTTCGCCTTCCTCGCCCAGGCCGCGGCCACGCAGCTGGAGCGCGGCGTCGATCTCCAGGTCATGTACGGCATCGGCGGGGAACGCGATCTGAGCGAACGCACGCTGCCGCACCTGTCGGGATGGCGGGGCAGCGGCCCGGTGCGCGTCGGCAACGACGCCTGGCGCCAACGGCAGCTCGACGTCTACGGAGAACTCCTCGACGCCGCTCACCAGACCCTGCCCCACGACGAACTCCTGGACCCGCCGGTCCGTACCTTCCTGCGCCAGTGTGCCGAGGCCGCTGCCCGGCGCTGGGCCGACCCCGACCAGGGCATCTGGGAGGGACGCGGCCCCGCCCGCCACTTCCTGCACTCCAAACTCATGTGCTGGGTCGCCCTGGACCGCGCCATCGACCTCGCCCCCGCCCTCGACGCCCAAGACCGCGTCACCCACTGGCAGCACGTCCGCCAACAGATCCGCGACACCATCGAGGACCAGGGCTACAACGCGCAGGTGGGTGCGTTCACGCAGGCGTTCGGCAGCCGCCGGCTCGACGCCTCCGCACTGATGCTGCCCCTCACCGGCTTCCTTCCCGGCGACGACCCCCGCGTGCGCTCCACCGTCGAGGCGATCGCCCGGAACCTGACGGACTCCCGGGGCCTGGTCCGCCGGTACCTCAAGGACGACATCGACCACGACGAGGGCACCTTCCTCCTGTGCACCTTCTGGCTCGCCCAGGCCCTCGCCCTCACCGGCCAGAGCGCCCGCGCCCGCCAGGTCTTCGAGAACGCCCTCGCCCACGCCAACGATGTGGGTCTCCTCCCCGAAGAAGTCGACACCGACAGCGGCGAGGCTCTCGGCAACTTCCCGCAGGCCTTCAGCCACATCGGCCTCATCAACGCCGCCCTCGCCATCCGCGACGCCGAAACCGAACTCGTACGGCAGGACCGGACGCACTCCGAGTGA
- a CDS encoding class I SAM-dependent methyltransferase, whose protein sequence is MNTAASMRTSGPEPWQRGPYADALCAAEGGLTLRDAEGWCLPLDVHRWCAKADAADRGVVDRCAGRVLDIGCGAGRLVEELSHRGHSVLGIDVCPTAVISTVCRGGRAISRSVFEPLPEEGHWDTALLVDGNIGIGGDPRHLLERVRGLVRFRGLLIAETAPADVDERRRVRIHAGQTAKGPFFAWATVGSRALVQHARKSGWTPVEQWTDTSPAGERHFVALRARS, encoded by the coding sequence GTGAACACCGCCGCTTCGATGCGGACCAGCGGCCCTGAGCCCTGGCAGCGGGGCCCGTACGCCGATGCGCTCTGCGCCGCGGAGGGCGGACTCACGCTGCGCGATGCCGAGGGCTGGTGCCTGCCCCTGGACGTCCACCGCTGGTGCGCGAAGGCGGACGCCGCGGACCGGGGCGTCGTGGACCGCTGCGCGGGCCGGGTTCTGGACATCGGATGCGGGGCCGGGCGCCTCGTCGAGGAACTCTCCCACCGGGGGCACAGTGTCCTGGGAATCGACGTGTGCCCGACCGCCGTCATCTCCACCGTCTGCCGGGGTGGCAGGGCGATCAGCCGGTCGGTGTTCGAGCCGCTCCCCGAGGAGGGCCACTGGGACACGGCGCTCCTGGTCGACGGGAACATCGGCATCGGCGGGGATCCCCGGCATCTGCTGGAGCGCGTCCGCGGCCTGGTCCGCTTCCGGGGGCTCCTGATCGCGGAGACCGCTCCCGCCGACGTCGACGAGCGGCGCCGGGTCCGGATCCACGCCGGACAGACGGCCAAGGGCCCCTTCTTCGCCTGGGCGACGGTCGGCTCCCGAGCCCTGGTCCAGCACGCCAGGAAATCGGGCTGGACACCCGTCGAGCAGTGGACCGACACGTCACCGGCCGGCGAGCGTCACTTCGTGGCACTGCGGGCCCGCTCCTGA
- a CDS encoding molybdopterin-dependent oxidoreductase, giving the protein MDTSSDSDQPDDAPERPSTAVKLPRARVTERVRDAVGRARAAGPPPGPARPGFWRSPLRGPWLTGVFGLILLVGVIVLFVTGLLSYAAYNPDLAARNDQTPDKGWLGFYLFTWPTSPYWLYRLTQGVHTVLGVVLVPVLLAKLWSVIPKLFEWPPLRSAAHALERLSLLLLVGGAGFTFVTGILNIQLDYVFPGSFYVLHFYGAWVFMAAFVVHVAFRLPRAVRAVRAGRGWQPAPDSEEAAGLVSPRPAPATISRRGAVAMVGAGSLALLVVTAGQSIGGWWRKTALLAPHGRDPGSGPNGFQINKTAASSGIRPSDIGSAWRLTVRGAGRQEVLTREMLLAMEQREAALPIACVEGWSTPDQQWSGVRLTDLAALVGLGTDTPQVLVESAQRGGSFSSVVLAPNQARDDRSLLAVRVNGADLSPDHGYPARVIIPGAPGVHNTKWVTRLTFGEPA; this is encoded by the coding sequence ATGGATACAAGCAGCGACAGTGACCAGCCGGACGACGCGCCTGAGCGGCCGTCTACCGCTGTGAAGCTCCCGCGTGCACGGGTCACCGAGCGGGTGCGGGACGCGGTCGGCCGGGCGCGGGCGGCGGGTCCGCCCCCGGGCCCGGCGCGCCCCGGGTTCTGGCGCAGCCCGCTGCGGGGACCGTGGCTGACCGGGGTGTTCGGCCTCATCCTGCTGGTCGGGGTCATCGTGCTGTTCGTGACCGGCCTGCTGTCCTACGCCGCCTACAACCCGGACCTCGCCGCACGCAACGACCAGACCCCCGACAAAGGCTGGCTCGGGTTCTACCTGTTCACCTGGCCCACCTCGCCGTACTGGCTGTACCGGCTGACCCAGGGCGTGCACACCGTCCTCGGCGTGGTCCTCGTCCCGGTCCTCTTGGCCAAGCTGTGGTCGGTGATCCCGAAGCTGTTCGAGTGGCCGCCACTCCGCTCGGCCGCCCACGCCCTGGAGCGGCTCTCGCTGCTGCTCCTCGTCGGCGGGGCGGGCTTCACGTTCGTCACCGGGATCTTGAACATCCAGCTGGACTACGTCTTCCCCGGCTCCTTCTACGTCTTGCACTTCTACGGTGCCTGGGTGTTCATGGCAGCCTTCGTCGTCCACGTCGCCTTCCGGCTTCCGCGCGCTGTCCGCGCGGTGCGGGCCGGGCGGGGATGGCAGCCCGCACCGGACTCCGAAGAAGCCGCGGGGCTGGTGTCGCCCCGTCCGGCGCCAGCGACGATCTCGCGGCGGGGTGCGGTCGCGATGGTGGGGGCCGGATCGCTGGCCCTTCTGGTGGTGACGGCGGGCCAGAGCATCGGGGGCTGGTGGCGCAAGACCGCCCTGCTGGCCCCGCACGGCCGGGACCCCGGTTCGGGCCCTAACGGCTTCCAGATCAACAAGACCGCGGCCTCCAGCGGGATCCGGCCCAGCGACATCGGCTCCGCCTGGCGGCTGACCGTGCGCGGCGCCGGCCGCCAGGAGGTACTGACCCGGGAGATGCTGCTGGCGATGGAGCAGCGGGAAGCGGCGCTGCCGATCGCCTGCGTGGAGGGCTGGTCCACCCCCGACCAGCAGTGGTCCGGCGTCCGCCTCACCGACCTCGCCGCCCTCGTCGGACTCGGCACGGACACGCCTCAGGTGCTGGTCGAGTCCGCGCAGCGCGGCGGGTCGTTCTCCTCCGTGGTCCTCGCCCCGAACCAGGCGCGCGATGACCGATCGCTCCTCGCCGTGCGCGTGAACGGTGCCGACCTGTCCCCGGACCACGGCTACCCGGCCCGCGTGATCATCCCGGGGGCCCCGGGCGTCCACAACACCAAATGGGTCACCCGCCTCACCTTCGGAGAGCCCGCATGA
- a CDS encoding IS5 family transposase (programmed frameshift) has product MVGIVERLVPDELWVLFQRVVPEAPSRPQGGGRRRHGDREVLAAIVFVATSGCTWQQLPAASFGPSGATAHRRFSEWSKARVWAKLHRLVLDELGARGELDWSRCAIDSVNMRALKKGDLTGPNPVDRGKFGSKIHLITERTGLPLSVAISGANLHDSQALEPLVRGIPPIRSRRGRRRRKPGKLHADKGYDYAHLRRWLRGRGIKHRIARRGIESSQRLGRHRWVVERTMSWLAGCRRLHRRYERKAEHFLAFTSLACTLICYRRLAK; this is encoded by the exons ATGGTGGGGATCGTTGAACGGTTGGTGCCGGATGAGTTGTGGGTTCTGTTCCAACGGGTGGTGCCGGAGGCGCCGTCGCGGCCCCAAGGCGGTGGACGGCGCCGGCACGGCGACCGTGAAGTACTGGCCGCGATCGTGTTCGTCGCGACGTCGGGTTGCACCTGGCAGCAGCTGCCCGCGGCATCGTTCGGCCCTTCGGGGGCGACAGCCCACCGAAGGTTCTCTGAGTGGAGCAAGGCCCGGGTGTGGGCCAAGCTCCACCGCCTGGTCCTCGACGAACTCGGCGCCCGCGGCGAGCTCGACTGGTCCCGCTGCGCGATCGACTCGGTGAACATGAGGGCCTTGAAAA AGGGGGATCTGACAGGTCCGAATCCTGTCGATCGCGGCAAGTTCGGCTCGAAGATCCACTTGATCACCGAGCGGACCGGTCTGCCCCTGTCCGTCGCAATCTCGGGCGCCAACCTGCACGACAGCCAGGCTCTCGAGCCCCTAGTCCGCGGCATACCGCCCATCCGTTCCCGCCGCGGACGGCGGCGACGCAAGCCCGGCAAGCTCCACGCGGACAAGGGCTACGACTACGCCCACCTGCGACGATGGTTACGCGGACGCGGCATCAAACACCGTATCGCCCGCAGAGGCATCGAGTCCTCACAACGGCTCGGCCGCCACAGATGGGTCGTCGAAAGGACCATGTCCTGGCTCGCCGGCTGCCGACGACTACACCGCCGCTACGAACGCAAGGCCGAGCACTTCCTCGCCTTCACCAGCCTCGCCTGCACCCTCATCTGCTACCGCCGACTGGCCAAATGA
- a CDS encoding chaplin: MAVVGGASAASADAGASGAAIGSPGVLSGNLIQVPIHIPINACGNSVSVIGLLNPAFGNTCINS, translated from the coding sequence ATCGCCGTTGTCGGTGGCGCGTCCGCCGCATCCGCCGATGCCGGAGCCTCCGGCGCGGCCATCGGCTCCCCGGGCGTCCTGTCGGGAAACCTGATCCAGGTTCCGATCCACATCCCGATCAACGCATGCGGCAACAGCGTCAGCGTGATCGGCCTGCTCAACCCCGCCTTCGGCAACACCTGCATCAACAGCTGA
- a CDS encoding peroxiredoxin, with translation MAGVPELGSVVGDFALPGGELIGSSFERRDFELCRQRGKPLVLAFYPGDDTPVCTRQLCSYSGGLESFAAVGAQVWGISPQGVDSHEAFARRHGLRMPLLADEQRVVSRSFGITAPGIGLRRAVFLIAPDGTLYWKHVSVLGVTFQSVAVLSRELAAFA, from the coding sequence GTGGCAGGCGTACCCGAACTGGGTTCGGTGGTGGGCGACTTCGCCCTCCCGGGTGGCGAGCTCATAGGCTCATCGTTCGAGCGGCGCGACTTCGAACTGTGCAGGCAGCGCGGCAAGCCCCTGGTCCTGGCCTTCTACCCGGGGGATGACACGCCGGTCTGTACCCGCCAGCTGTGCTCGTACTCCGGAGGGCTGGAGTCGTTCGCCGCCGTCGGTGCGCAGGTGTGGGGCATCAGCCCTCAGGGCGTCGACAGCCATGAGGCGTTCGCACGGCGCCACGGCCTGCGCATGCCGCTGCTGGCGGACGAACAGCGAGTCGTGAGCCGTTCGTTCGGCATCACGGCTCCCGGGATCGGGTTGCGGCGGGCCGTCTTCTTGATCGCTCCGGACGGCACCTTGTACTGGAAGCACGTCTCCGTGCTGGGGGTCACATTCCAGAGCGTGGCGGTCCTGTCCCGCGAGCTGGCTGCCTTCGCCTGA
- a CDS encoding alpha/beta fold hydrolase, producing MPRINVSADKGRSVELHFEDYGQGRPVVLVHGWPLSGRSWEPQVGPLVEAGHRVITYDRRGFGSSTQPWEGYDYDTLAADLDALLTHLDIRDATLVGFSMGGGEVVRYLHNYGSSRVRQAVLAAAVPPYLHKSADNPDGGLDDAAITQFEDGVRGDRPAFLEGFVTGFFQAGENTGLVSAPQHRYHVHLAEAASPKGTLDCINAFARTDFRDDLARIDVPTLIIHGTQDAIVPFEVSGKRSHEALPGSTLALIEGAPHGLNLTHAQEFNRHLTDFLAK from the coding sequence ATGCCGCGCATCAATGTAAGTGCAGACAAGGGCCGCAGTGTCGAGCTCCACTTCGAGGACTACGGCCAAGGTCGCCCAGTCGTTCTCGTCCACGGCTGGCCGCTGAGCGGCCGCTCCTGGGAGCCGCAGGTCGGTCCACTGGTCGAGGCGGGCCACCGAGTGATCACCTACGACCGGCGCGGGTTCGGCTCGTCCACCCAGCCCTGGGAGGGCTACGACTACGACACCCTGGCCGCTGACCTGGACGCCCTCCTGACGCATCTCGACATCCGTGACGCCACGCTGGTCGGGTTCTCCATGGGCGGCGGGGAGGTGGTCCGCTACCTCCACAACTACGGCAGCAGCCGCGTCCGCCAGGCTGTCCTCGCCGCAGCGGTGCCTCCCTACCTCCACAAGAGCGCCGACAACCCGGACGGCGGACTCGACGACGCCGCGATCACCCAGTTCGAGGACGGCGTCCGCGGCGACCGGCCCGCCTTCCTGGAGGGCTTCGTCACCGGCTTCTTCCAGGCCGGCGAGAACACCGGCCTCGTCAGCGCGCCCCAGCACCGCTATCACGTGCACCTGGCGGAGGCGGCCTCACCCAAGGGGACGCTGGACTGCATCAACGCCTTCGCCCGCACCGACTTCCGTGACGACCTCGCCCGGATCGACGTACCCACCCTGATCATCCACGGCACCCAGGACGCCATCGTGCCCTTCGAGGTCAGCGGCAAGCGGTCCCACGAAGCCCTGCCGGGCAGCACGCTCGCCCTGATCGAGGGAGCCCCGCACGGACTGAACCTCACCCACGCCCAGGAATTCAACCGGCACCTGACCGACTTCCTCGCCAAGTGA
- a CDS encoding DUF4331 domain-containing protein, with protein MKSISARPRSRRVLDQSLLVLGAGALATSLGVLTLAPGVSSASSHREAPLIAGDPRADNTDVYAYTSLDRPDSVTLLANWIPFEEPNGGPNFYAFGDDLRYNIKIDNTGDGVSDITYTWRFHSSYRDDANQFLYNTGPVTSLTDPDLNFRQVYDLVVSKGNESKVLLSNVPAAPSRVGPASMPNYAALRNQAIRNLPGGGKTFAGQAEDPFFADLRVFDLLYGGNLSERGQDTLAGYNVNSVALQIPKKDLALKGNPGRNPVIGVWSTTDRQGVQVSDSRDKQHGDKWKQVSRLGNPLVNEVVVPLKYKDAFNTLNPDQDRTVQPVVDKVLDPILPKLIQQVYGIPAPPAPRRDLFEIYLTGICKACGPIQADLNAHRLNKDARLKQIVPAEELRLNMGVRPNPNPNRYGVLAGDLAGFPNGRRLTDDVIDISLQAVEGAAQTGQLVPALADGDQVDANEVPFGTSFPYLALPHTKSVNSGPNAPERSGNVRTGSVGALGAVLLGIGGYRLRRNRKTS; from the coding sequence GTGAAGTCCATCTCCGCACGGCCCCGTTCGCGGCGTGTGCTCGACCAGTCCCTGCTCGTCCTGGGCGCCGGCGCGCTCGCGACCAGCCTCGGTGTCCTGACGCTGGCGCCGGGAGTCAGTTCCGCCTCCAGTCACCGTGAGGCGCCGCTGATCGCGGGCGACCCGCGTGCGGACAACACCGACGTGTACGCGTACACGAGCCTGGACCGCCCCGACTCGGTGACGCTGCTGGCGAACTGGATCCCGTTCGAGGAGCCCAACGGCGGCCCGAACTTCTACGCGTTCGGCGATGACCTCCGCTACAACATCAAGATCGACAACACGGGTGACGGTGTCTCCGACATCACCTACACCTGGCGCTTCCACAGCAGCTACCGGGATGACGCCAACCAGTTCCTCTACAACACCGGTCCGGTCACCTCGCTGACCGACCCGGACCTCAACTTCCGCCAGGTCTACGACCTGGTCGTCTCGAAGGGGAACGAGAGCAAGGTCCTGCTCTCGAACGTCCCCGCAGCGCCCTCGCGCGTCGGCCCGGCGTCGATGCCGAACTACGCCGCCCTGCGCAACCAGGCCATCCGCAACCTGCCCGGCGGCGGCAAGACGTTCGCCGGTCAGGCCGAGGACCCGTTCTTCGCCGACCTGCGTGTCTTCGACCTCCTCTACGGCGGGAACCTGTCCGAGCGCGGCCAGGACACCCTCGCCGGCTACAACGTCAACTCCGTCGCCCTGCAGATCCCCAAGAAGGACCTGGCGCTGAAGGGCAACCCCGGCCGCAACCCGGTCATCGGCGTCTGGTCCACGACCGACCGCCAGGGCGTCCAGGTCTCCGACTCCCGCGACAAGCAGCACGGCGACAAGTGGAAGCAGGTCTCCCGCCTGGGCAACCCGCTGGTCAACGAGGTAGTCGTCCCGCTGAAGTACAAGGACGCCTTCAACACCCTCAACCCGGACCAGGACCGCACCGTCCAGCCGGTGGTGGACAAGGTCCTCGACCCGATCCTGCCCAAGCTGATCCAGCAGGTGTACGGCATCCCCGCCCCGCCGGCCCCCCGGCGGGACCTGTTCGAGATCTACCTGACGGGCATCTGCAAGGCGTGCGGTCCCATCCAGGCCGACCTCAACGCCCACCGCCTGAACAAGGACGCGCGGCTGAAGCAGATCGTCCCGGCGGAGGAGCTGCGCCTGAACATGGGCGTGCGCCCCAACCCCAACCCGAACCGGTACGGCGTCCTCGCCGGTGACCTGGCCGGCTTCCCCAACGGCCGCCGCCTGACCGACGACGTCATCGACATCTCCCTCCAGGCCGTCGAAGGCGCCGCCCAGACCGGCCAGCTCGTCCCGGCGCTCGCCGACGGCGACCAGGTCGACGCCAACGAAGTCCCCTTCGGCACCTCGTTCCCGTACCTGGCGCTGCCGCACACCAAGTCCGTCAACAGCGGCCCGAATGCGCCCGAGCGGTCCGGGAACGTGAGGACCGGATCCGTCGGCGCACTGGGCGCCGTACTCCTGGGAATCGGCGGCTACCGCCTGCGCCGCAACCGCAAGACCAGCTGA